The Bacteroidota bacterium DNA window CGTATTCTCTGATTGCCCCGATAAGACGATCTTGTCCTGAAGTTCTTGGAATAAATTTCCAAAACCACGTATTTTATGGCGTTCCTGTTCACCAATAGTGAACGATTTTTTTCTTAATTTAGACGAAGTATTTTTTGCAGTATAAAGATTTTGATGTTATATTTGTACTACATTTATTGAAAAGCTTTTCTCGTGGCAAGGCTCTGTCCGGGACAAAATTTATTGCTGTGCACTGCAAATGCCAGCACGTGTTGAAAAAAAATATGCCCGTCCGTGTGGGCATCTTAAATATAAGATTCTTAATTTTATGAAATAAAACAGATGCCCACCTGCATGGCTAACAACACGGTCGGGCCTCTGCAATTGAACGTAAGAGGCAATTGTTTTGACAACAGTACGAACATCTGACTTATAGAATAAAAACATTACGACAAAAAAACATTACCCTATAAGCAACGAATAAATTGAAGCTCTTCATCAAATATATGGTAAGCATTCGCTGCAAAATGGTGGTGAAGTCAGAGTTGGATAAACTTGCGCTGCATTACCGAAAGGTGGATTTAGGTGAAGTGGATGTCAGAGAGAATATTACTCCTGAACAGCGTGATCAATTGAAAACCTCATTATTGAAATCAGGGCTTGAGTTGATGGATGACAAAAAAGCCATTCTGATTGAAAAAATAAAAACTATCATCATTGAGATGATACATTATGCAGACGAACCTCCCAAAACAAATTTTTCCGATTATCTCTGTGAGAAACTCAACTATGACTACACCTACCTCGCCAACCTTTTTTCAGAAGTAACAGGCATCACTATTGAACATTATATTATCGCTCACAAAATTGAACGGGTAAAAGAATTGCTTATATATGATGAACTCAATCTTACCGAAATCTCTTACAAGCTGAACTACAGCAGCGTGGCGCATTTATCCAACCAGTTCAAGAAAGTGACGGGGCTAACGCCTACCTTCTTCAAGCAACTCAAGCGCAAGAAACGCCTCACACTTAATAATGTGTGAACAATGTAACTTAACCGTTACCCACCAGTCCGTTAATCCGCCGGAAAATTTCACCCCGCAAAGCTTCTGCACCAAAAAAGAGTCCGCATAAGCTTATGATGATGATGTATTATTTTACTTTATTGAAATACCATTATATCCGGTTTTCCTATTTCAAAATCTCTGAAGCCGAAATCAGTTGTTTTAAATGAGTTTATTTTAAAAACATTTTGTCCAATACCTGGAATTAAGGGATAAAATGCAATGGATATTTGAAATGTATTAAGAACCAGACTTTCATTTTTAATTAAAACTCCCAACCCTATTTGTGAATACACACTGCTGTTTTTAAATCCTTTTGCATCGCCAAGCATGCCAAGTGAATAAACAAGATAGGGGCCAAAACGGAATCCGATAAAATTCCATGGGGTGTATGATTGTGTTTGCAACGTAAATAATAGGCGGCTGGTACCGGACAATGCAGAACTGTTAAATCCATCCAGACCATAACCTTCATTGAGAGTTAAACTATCGTTAGGGAACCGGTTTATGCCAATAGTAACCTGCGATGTGGCAAATTGCCTGAATTTCCATTTCCCTAATTCTATCAATCCTGTAAAATAAATTACGCTAACCGATAACATTCCCTGCTGTACATGTGATGCACGAAAAAAAGTTCCGTATTCGAAGTCAGAGCTAAGGTATCCCCATGGATAATAATTGCCAAAAGAAATACGCGCGCCTAAATATAAACGGCCGGTATTATTTTTTTCCTGATAGCCACCTGTCAGACTGTAAACTTTTCCAATAGGTACATCTTCTGTTATGCCGTAATTAAAAATAAATTTGTCCTGCACATATTTTCGTGTCGATATTCCAATGCCTGCCAGGTAAAAATCTTCATTTGAAAACATGTGCTGCGTGTCAAACATCTCAATTGGCTTTTCGAGATAGCGGATTCGTAAAAAACGTACGGTAGAAATAAAATTAGTTGTACGATTATTTTCTGTATTGCCTTTGAATATTTGCAAGGCATTACCCGCCCAATAATCTTGTGCGTTAAATTTAAATCTCTGCAGCAAGAAAAGCGAATCGCTTGTCCGGATGGAATCCTTGCGAAATTGCTGCGTAAAATTTACACCTGCCGCCCACTTTGCAAAGGGCGAAAAAAACGGACGGTCAACTGCAAAACTCTTGGTAAAATTTCCGAATTCGTCCGTGCCATAATGAAGTGTTGTGTTAATATAAGTATTGCGGATGTTGGGAATGAAGTAATTTATATTGCAACCATAGTCACCGGTTGTATGATACCAGGTAAAACCATTTTGTGATTCGTGACCGAACCCTAAAAAATTTTTATCAGTTAAATTAATAGTGAAGTGTGAAGTGGTAACTGCTACTTTAGGAATAATGCTCCAATTATCCAATTCGCGAATAAAAATATCAACCGAGTCGGAGTTTTTTGAAGTAGCTATAACGAAAAATGAAACATCGCGTACATATCCCTGGCTGCGCACCAATCGTTCAGATTCTTTTACAAGCAATGAATCGAATGGTTGGTTTTGCCGGATAAGCAAGAGGTTGCGAATGGCCACACGCTGAGATTTTACATGCAACTTATTTCCGGCTTTAATTAAAAAGTTTTGCGATACTGCAATGGTGTCAGCTATTGAATAACCAAATGGGTCCAGTGTTACGATGTTAATATGCCTGATAATTTTTCCTTCAAAGGCGCTGTATGGTTTTTGTATCAGTTTCTTATATACTTTCTTTTTGGGTGAGGTGGTTGCAACCGGTTTAAAAATTAACCTGTACATAAATTCAGTAAACTTGCTTCGTTTGGAATAGGATTCAATATTCTTATAAAGATTGGTTGAATCTGTTTTGGGAAGAGTTTCTTGTGCAAATGCAAATTCACTTATGAAAATTGAAACAAAAAAAAATAAGAAAATATTTTTGAACCACATTTGCACTTGCCGTTTTTAAATATTGAGAAGTCACCATTCCTATGGCCTGCATCGTTTCCATATTGGTTATGAGTATTTTATATCCAAGTAAGAATTATTTCTTTTCATCTTGTACTTCTTGTTCCGCTGCTTTTTTTTCTTCAGCGTCCTTCTTCTTTTTTTCTTCCACTTTTGCCTTCTTCTTAAAATAACCTTTTAAAAGGAAATTATTTTTGGCTGCTTCCATATTTTCATTTAATCCTTTGGTACTTTGTTTAAGATTCACCATGGTCTGATTAAAATTTTCTGCAATGGTTGAATCATGAATTAATCTGCCAAGTGTTCCGTTTCCGCTGTTTATTTTAATCATAATCTCTGCAAGTTGTTGCGAAATAATTTCGGCATTACCTGCTGTTACCCGCAAACTTGCCATGATGGCATCTGTTTCAACAGGCTCGGTTGATGCAAGGTGTTGTCCTTCTTTTGCTAAAGGAGCATCAGAACTTCCACGCGTAATAATTAAAAGCCGGTCGCCAATAAGTCCTTCTGAACCTATTGCCACTTCACAGTCCGATTTAATAAACTGCTTAACATCTTTTTTAATCAACAAATCTACCTTTACAGTTGAATCGTTAATGATGCTGATGTTGTCAACAGTGCCTACATTAATTCCGGAGAAGCGGACATTATTTCCGACCTGTAATCCGCTTACATTGTAAAAGGTAGTTGTAAGTTTAAAAACAGGATTAAATAAATTCTTTTGCTTTCCGATTATAAATATGGCCAGTACAAAAAGTGCCAATCCTCCTGCGACAAACAGCCCTAAACGTACTTTAAATTTTTGTGTGTGCGTATCCATTTTATTTTTTGATTAAATGTGCTGAATTATTTATTTGACTCAATTATCCATTCAACATAAAGAAAGATTTAATTATCGTGTCGGTTGAGTTTTCAAAGTCCTTTACTTTTCCTTCCATATAAACTTCGCCATCCAATAACATGATAATTCGGTTTGCTGTGTTACGGGCACATTTGATATCATGTGTGATGATCAGTGAAGATGTCTTATATTTTTTCCGGACATCATTGATGAGTGAACTTATTTCATCGGAAGTAACAGGGTCAAGTCCTGTTGTGGGTTCGTCATATAGCATTATCATTGGATCCACAACAATAGTGCGTGCTAGGCTTATTCTTTTTCGCATGCCGCCCGAGAGTTGTGAGGGCATTTTATTCAGTGCATCAGCTAAACCGACATTTTCTAAAACCTCATTTACTTTTTCTTTAATTTCTTTTTCGGTAAGTTTCTTTTTCATTCTTCGCAATGGAAATTCCAGGTTTTGTTTCACCGTCATGGAGTCGTACAATGCACCACTTTGAAAAAGAAAACCAATTTTCTGTCTCAACTCGCCCAATTCTTTTCTGGTTAATGTATTCACATTTTTTTCAAACACATTTATTGTTCCGCCATCAGAACTTAATAAACGAACAATACACTTAATTAAGACAGATTTACCGCTTCCTGATTTACCAATCACGACTAAGTTTTCGCCATTATAAAGCTTCAAAGAAACATCTTTTAATACCTCTTGTTTGCCAAATGATTTCTTAAGATTATGAATTTCAATAACCGGTTCATCGCTTATCGTTTTAAATGAAGCATTATTTTCTGTATTGGCATTATTCATCATCATGATCAAATCTTCTTCTTACATTTTCAAATTTTCAAATTCATTTGTTTTCAAATTATATCAGCATGTCGGTAACTTGTACTGCAATCATATCGACAATTATCACCAGGAGTGATGCTAATACAACAGCAGAATTTGCAGCAATGCCTACACTTTCGGTTCCGCGCCCGGCATTGTATCCTTTATAGCATCCTACTACTCCAATTACTGCTCCGAAAAAAAAGGATTTTATGACAGCAGGTAAAAAATCCATAAACTCAACATGGCTAAATGCCTGTGCGAAAAATAAAACAAACGATACATCGCCTTTAATATTTGCGCCTACCCAGCTTCCTAAGATGCCAAGTGCATCTGCATATAAAATTAATAAGGGTATCATAAGCGTTGCTGCTGACACTCTTGTGACAACTAAAAATCTTATAGGATTAGTGGAGGATACCTCCATGGCATCAATTTGTTCGGTTACTTTCATTGAACCTAATTCTGCTCCCATGCCCGAACCAATTTTTCCTGCGCATATAAGTGCCGTTATAACCGGGCCCAATTCCCTGATAAGAGATACTGCTACCATTCCGGGAAGCATGGTTACTGCTCCGAAATCAACAAGTGCCGGGCGCGTCTGAATAGTTAGCACCAAACCCATTATGGCTCCCGTGATTGAAATAAGCGGTAATGATTTATATCCGATTTGAAAACATTGATGCAAAAATTCTTTAAATTCAAAGTCGCGCGAAAATGTTTCTTTTATGATACGCATTATAAACAAGAAAACATCTGCAAAATCTGTTAAAAAGTTATTTGCCTTTTCAGTTTTTGCCAACGTTTTTTCGCTGAGCCTCATGGATTGCTCCGTTGCAAAACCTTTTACTTTAATAACAGGATTAAATTTTCCCATTTCATTTATGCCTTCGCCGGTTATGTTAAAAGCAATTTACTTTAATTCAAATATCCTTGCGATATCTATGTTATTGTTTCGTGCCCTTCCCTAATGCCTGTCAGAAAATCAGCAGTGCCGGTTTTGTCATACCTTTCACTGCATGCATCGACCTGTTTCCGCAATTGCTAAGTTAATGTTTCGTTAGCTCTTAGAACAAATTTTGCGTAAAACGAAAATTTTAAAGTGGTATACATGGTGATATAACCGGATCGATATAAAATAAATATCCCGTAATCTTTTATTATACACAAATTTATGGGCATTTTCCTGCGAAAGTGTTACATAACTTTTTAAATAAGTTACATGATTCACACATTGAAGAAAATGATTCAGTTTTCAGATAATCAAACTTACTTAAGCCCATGAACAACTTTACTTTACTCAATAATACAGTTACCGGTGTGCGTAAGCGCAGAATTAACACATCCCACTCCATAATCTTAATCAAAAGAAGCACATCACAAGAGGAAATGTGTGAATGATGTAACTCTTTTCTGGAATTGTGTAACGTTTTCCGGAATTATATGACTCACCTTTGTACTTTAAAATTTACTTCCAACTTAAAAACAAAAAAATTCTTGTTAATTAAAATCTAACCAAAAACTACACATATGAAAAAATTATTACAACTTATCAAATTGCAGATCCTTGTTGGGATACTGCTTGTCAGTTTAACCGCAAATGCTCAGAACACCAAATATCCCTGGGCTGTCGGTGTAAGCTGGCACTGGGTCGATTTCTGGGCCGTGGATTTACCCGTCCGGGACCAGCTAACTCAATCCCATTGGGTTGGAGAGAAAGTACCTTCCAAGATATCAATTGGACGTTCTCTTATCCCCTCTCTCAGCGTTGAAGGTTCCTTTGGATTTCAGCAGTATGAGAATTCGGAAATCCGATTTGCCGGTGCTCCAAACGATCCTAATCCTGAAATCATTAAGCTGCAGAATGACTTCGTGTGGAATTCCCACTTTGAGTTACAGTACCAGTTTGCCAATGGATATATCCTGAGCAAAAATTCCATCTTTACTCCTTATATTTTTGGATCTATTGGCGCAACAGGAATGCATTTCGCAAAAGATCAAAACTTAAATGATCAAAACTTAGATCCAAACAAGGTCACTTATTTCACTGCCGGTTATGGCCTTGGGCTTGAGATATGGCCTATTAAACATTTTGGTATTAATTTTACAGCCTCTTATAAATATGTGCCTGATTTCCACGATTATTTGGCTTATTCCCTTGGCCTGAAAGTCAGGTTCGGAAAAGCCAAAGACACA harbors:
- a CDS encoding MlaD family protein, translating into MDTHTQKFKVRLGLFVAGGLALFVLAIFIIGKQKNLFNPVFKLTTTFYNVSGLQVGNNVRFSGINVGTVDNISIINDSTVKVDLLIKKDVKQFIKSDCEVAIGSEGLIGDRLLIITRGSSDAPLAKEGQHLASTEPVETDAIMASLRVTAGNAEIISQQLAEIMIKINSGNGTLGRLIHDSTIAENFNQTMVNLKQSTKGLNENMEAAKNNFLLKGYFKKKAKVEEKKKKDAEEKKAAEQEVQDEKK
- a CDS encoding ABC transporter permease, translating into MRIIKETFSRDFEFKEFLHQCFQIGYKSLPLISITGAIMGLVLTIQTRPALVDFGAVTMLPGMVAVSLIRELGPVITALICAGKIGSGMGAELGSMKVTEQIDAMEVSSTNPIRFLVVTRVSAATLMIPLLILYADALGILGSWVGANIKGDVSFVLFFAQAFSHVEFMDFLPAVIKSFFFGAVIGVVGCYKGYNAGRGTESVGIAANSAVVLASLLVIIVDMIAVQVTDMLI
- a CDS encoding ATP-binding cassette domain-containing protein, which translates into the protein MNNANTENNASFKTISDEPVIEIHNLKKSFGKQEVLKDVSLKLYNGENLVVIGKSGSGKSVLIKCIVRLLSSDGGTINVFEKNVNTLTRKELGELRQKIGFLFQSGALYDSMTVKQNLEFPLRRMKKKLTEKEIKEKVNEVLENVGLADALNKMPSQLSGGMRKRISLARTIVVDPMIMLYDEPTTGLDPVTSDEISSLINDVRKKYKTSSLIITHDIKCARNTANRIIMLLDGEVYMEGKVKDFENSTDTIIKSFFMLNG
- a CDS encoding AraC family transcriptional regulator, with product MKLFIKYMVSIRCKMVVKSELDKLALHYRKVDLGEVDVRENITPEQRDQLKTSLLKSGLELMDDKKAILIEKIKTIIIEMIHYADEPPKTNFSDYLCEKLNYDYTYLANLFSEVTGITIEHYIIAHKIERVKELLIYDELNLTEISYKLNYSSVAHLSNQFKKVTGLTPTFFKQLKRKKRLTLNNV